In the genome of Cupriavidus taiwanensis, one region contains:
- the gmd gene encoding GDP-mannose 4,6-dehydratase, with amino-acid sequence MGANELDTLGHITATGPERAAPRGRNGIRRALITGITGQDGSYLCELLLGKGYEVHGIKRRSSLFNTERIDHLYQDPQAQERRLILHHGDMTDTASLVRVVQQAQPDEIYNLAAQSHVQVSFEEPEYTANTDAIGTLRLLEAIRILGMEKLTRFYQASTSELYGLVQEIPQKETTPFYPRSPYAAAKLYAYWITVNYREAYGMYACNGILFNHESPVRGETFVTRKITRAIARIALGLQETLYLGNLSALRDWGHARDYVEMQWLMLQQPAAEDFVIASGEQHSVREFVQRAARELGITITFHGSGVDEVGIVEHVDPPAPGGAIAPACKPGEIVVRVDPRYFRPTEVETLLGDASRARERLGWSPRIGFAELVREMIEADYAAARRDALVRLAGFQAFNHLE; translated from the coding sequence ATGGGCGCAAACGAGCTGGACACACTCGGTCATATCACCGCCACCGGACCGGAGCGGGCCGCGCCACGCGGGCGCAACGGCATCCGGCGCGCGCTGATCACCGGCATCACCGGGCAGGACGGTTCCTACCTGTGCGAACTGCTGCTGGGCAAGGGCTATGAAGTCCACGGCATCAAGCGGCGCAGCTCGCTGTTCAACACCGAGCGCATCGACCACCTGTACCAGGACCCGCAGGCGCAGGAACGCCGGCTGATCCTGCACCACGGCGACATGACCGACACCGCCAGCCTGGTGCGCGTGGTGCAGCAGGCGCAGCCGGACGAGATCTACAACCTCGCCGCGCAGAGCCACGTGCAGGTCTCGTTCGAAGAGCCCGAATACACCGCCAACACCGACGCCATCGGCACGCTGCGCCTGCTCGAGGCGATCCGCATCCTGGGCATGGAAAAGCTCACGCGCTTCTACCAGGCCTCCACCTCCGAACTCTACGGGCTGGTGCAGGAGATCCCGCAGAAGGAAACCACGCCGTTCTATCCGCGCAGCCCGTATGCCGCGGCCAAGCTCTATGCCTACTGGATCACGGTGAACTACCGCGAGGCCTATGGCATGTACGCCTGCAACGGCATCCTGTTCAACCATGAAAGCCCGGTGCGCGGCGAGACCTTCGTCACCCGCAAGATCACGCGCGCGATCGCGCGCATCGCGCTCGGCCTGCAGGAAACGCTGTACCTGGGCAACCTGTCGGCGCTGCGCGACTGGGGCCATGCGCGCGACTACGTCGAGATGCAGTGGCTGATGCTGCAGCAGCCCGCGGCCGAGGACTTCGTCATCGCCAGCGGCGAGCAGCACAGCGTGCGCGAGTTCGTGCAGCGCGCGGCGCGCGAGCTGGGCATCACCATCACCTTCCATGGCAGCGGCGTCGACGAGGTCGGCATCGTCGAGCATGTCGATCCGCCCGCGCCCGGCGGCGCGATCGCGCCGGCGTGCAAGCCGGGCGAGATCGTAGTGCGGGTCGATCCGCGCTACTTCCGCCCGACCGAGGTGGAAACGCTGCTGGGCGATGCCAGCCGGGCGCGCGAGCGCCTGGGCTGGAGCCCGCGCATCGGCTTTGCCGAACTGGTCCGGGAAATGATCGAGGCCGACTACGCCGCCGCGCGCCGCGACGCGCTGGTGAGGCTGGCCGGTTTCCAGGCCTTCAACCATCTTGAGTAG
- a CDS encoding glycosyltransferase family 2 protein — MQASTFLPSFSVCVSTRDHPDGLRRTLQSIAASTMPPHQLIVCDDSSHDATRALMRDAYPDIPCLDGPRRGAAASRNRLLRAATGTHVLFLDDHVTLGPTFLQQMGERLADDFIYRVAAGGNADALVLTGTAMCAGQCLRPQREDFLGQPLRQPPRRAARARPLCAVVLSSTVFPRALLERLPFDECLDADYDVADLTGRAVYGCGCRIELIPSAINQLEGQRPPPCAGSPSADAARMVTMLHRYGRSQHRHDKAALFLMLALPHNLGQHLHRSGWRGVAPFWATTRLLWQHLRLAPGHDDAAERARSEVTTPMPRT, encoded by the coding sequence ATGCAAGCCAGCACGTTCTTGCCCAGCTTTTCCGTGTGCGTCAGCACGCGCGACCATCCGGACGGCCTGCGCCGGACCTTGCAGTCGATCGCGGCCTCGACCATGCCGCCGCACCAGCTGATCGTCTGCGACGACAGCAGCCACGACGCCACGCGCGCGCTGATGCGCGATGCCTACCCCGACATACCCTGCCTGGACGGTCCCCGGCGCGGCGCCGCCGCCAGCCGCAACCGCCTGCTGCGCGCGGCCACCGGCACGCACGTGCTGTTTCTCGACGACCACGTCACGCTGGGACCGACCTTCCTGCAGCAGATGGGCGAGCGCCTCGCCGACGACTTCATCTACCGGGTCGCCGCGGGCGGCAACGCCGACGCGCTGGTGCTGACCGGCACGGCGATGTGCGCGGGCCAATGCCTGCGGCCGCAGCGCGAGGATTTCCTCGGGCAACCGTTGCGCCAGCCGCCGCGCCGCGCCGCGCGGGCGCGGCCGCTGTGCGCGGTGGTGCTGTCCAGCACGGTGTTCCCGCGCGCGCTGCTGGAGCGGCTGCCGTTCGACGAGTGCCTCGATGCCGACTACGACGTCGCCGACCTGACCGGACGCGCGGTCTACGGCTGCGGCTGCCGCATCGAGCTGATTCCGAGCGCGATCAACCAGCTGGAGGGCCAGCGGCCGCCGCCATGCGCCGGCAGCCCGAGCGCCGATGCCGCGCGCATGGTCACCATGCTGCATCGCTACGGCCGCAGCCAGCACCGCCACGACAAGGCCGCGCTGTTCCTGATGCTGGCGCTGCCGCACAACCTGGGCCAGCACCTGCACCGCAGCGGCTGGCGCGGCGTGGCACCGTTCTGGGCCACCACGCGCCTGCTATGGCAGCACTTGCGGCTTGCGCCTGGCCATGACGACGCCGCGGAACGCGCCCGCAGCGAGGTCACGACACCGATGCCGCGCACCTGA
- a CDS encoding helix-turn-helix transcriptional regulator — protein sequence MNALLIEEHPLLRLGLLQMLENIQESAQVAAIAPADMARLDARHQNADLLVFGMPADPAPGWMLLDQARQTLAPQRILILADTLPLHVPTADSARGICGCLPKSASLAVIEAAIRMAVSGVQGLLFTAETGTLPSASRSAMPATQSLASAAPLPLSAAHPAQPPGEQLPLASCASIPRAALRTAVALRDLTELRPGQPLSAPAPAAVSPTPAAMPLTEEEPGYDEAEMLKITPRQYEVLVLLARGYPIKTVSRMLNISVATVKSHACTLYQRLKVRNKGEAVYAALQRGATLEWVSGDERITRETNGAGVAPRRNEPPCQAVRPAV from the coding sequence ATGAATGCGTTGCTGATCGAGGAGCACCCGCTGCTCCGGCTCGGGCTGTTGCAGATGCTCGAGAACATCCAGGAATCCGCGCAGGTGGCAGCCATTGCACCGGCGGATATGGCCAGGCTGGACGCCCGGCACCAAAACGCGGACCTGCTCGTGTTCGGCATGCCCGCCGACCCCGCGCCCGGCTGGATGCTGCTGGACCAGGCCCGGCAGACGCTCGCGCCGCAACGCATCCTGATCCTGGCCGACACCCTGCCCTTGCATGTGCCGACCGCCGACAGCGCGCGCGGCATCTGCGGCTGCCTGCCCAAGTCGGCTTCGCTGGCGGTGATCGAGGCCGCCATCCGCATGGCCGTGTCGGGCGTACAGGGGTTGCTCTTCACTGCCGAGACCGGCACCCTGCCCTCGGCATCGCGCTCGGCGATGCCGGCCACGCAGTCACTCGCCTCGGCTGCGCCGCTGCCGCTCAGCGCCGCGCATCCGGCCCAACCGCCGGGGGAGCAGTTGCCGCTGGCGTCCTGCGCCAGCATCCCGCGCGCCGCCCTGCGTACCGCCGTGGCGCTGCGCGACCTGACCGAGCTGCGGCCCGGCCAGCCGCTGTCCGCACCGGCCCCGGCGGCGGTCTCGCCCACACCCGCTGCCATGCCGCTGACCGAGGAAGAACCCGGCTACGACGAAGCTGAGATGCTGAAGATCACGCCGCGCCAGTACGAGGTGCTGGTGCTGCTGGCGCGCGGCTATCCGATCAAGACCGTCAGCCGCATGCTCAACATCTCGGTGGCGACGGTGAAGAGCCACGCCTGCACGCTGTACCAGCGGCTCAAGGTGCGCAACAAGGGCGAAGCGGTCTACGCCGCCCTGCAGCGCGGCGCCACGCTGGAATGGGTCAGCGGCGACGAACGCATCACGCGCGAAACCAATGGCGCCGGAGTCGCGCCAAGGCGCAACGAACCGCCGTGCCAGGCGGTCCGGCCGGCGGTCTGA
- a CDS encoding YXWGXW repeat-containing protein, translating to MKRQLLLAAAVLATGGAFGLTAPAEAHQAPVARGYGHPPPPPRYEPHPAARRGQVWVPGHWEARGGRYAWRGGYWQPQRVGYRYVPERWVRGPHGWVMRPGRWVR from the coding sequence ATGAAACGCCAACTCCTGCTTGCTGCAGCCGTCCTTGCCACGGGCGGCGCCTTCGGCCTGACCGCCCCCGCCGAAGCCCACCAGGCGCCGGTCGCCCGCGGCTACGGCCATCCGCCGCCGCCGCCGCGCTACGAGCCGCACCCGGCCGCGCGCCGCGGCCAGGTCTGGGTGCCGGGCCACTGGGAAGCCCGCGGCGGGCGTTACGCCTGGCGCGGCGGCTATTGGCAGCCGCAGCGCGTGGGCTACCGCTATGTGCCCGAGCGCTGGGTCCGCGGCCCGCACGGCTGGGTCATGCGCCCGGGCCGCTGGGTACGCTGA
- a CDS encoding cyanate transporter, giving the protein MAEGARPVRPQPPRWLVLAAVAGIGLNLRPFLTAVGPLAPAIRGGTGLSYQGMAWLTLLPMLLMGVGAFFGPAIRARLGARTAVLGALALLGAGCAVRLGVAGGTWLIASAALCGLGVAVVQAACPGLVKQEFPARVAPVMGLYSAALMGGGALGAQLSPYVTELAGSWREALALWAVPALAALALAWVALPRGPARQQASLPAAPPGRSPVAAGRTRALLRRPRTWLLMISFGVMNGGYASLVAWLAPFYQSHGWSAPASGSLVALMAVAQAAAALLLPALAARRLDRRAWMALALALQVAGFAGLALWPDLAPHAWAVIGGAGLGGCFALYLVVALDHLPDADSAGALSAVMQGGGFLLASLAPWITAMLQARTGSFAAGWWYHLACAAVVGVLTMRLDPARYGASFALPAPAGCARRAG; this is encoded by the coding sequence GTGGCTGAAGGCGCGCGCCCGGTGCGGCCCCAGCCGCCGCGCTGGCTGGTGCTGGCGGCCGTGGCCGGCATCGGCCTGAACCTGCGGCCGTTCCTGACCGCGGTCGGGCCGCTGGCGCCCGCCATCCGCGGCGGCACCGGCCTGAGCTACCAGGGCATGGCGTGGCTGACGCTGCTGCCGATGCTGCTGATGGGGGTGGGGGCGTTCTTCGGCCCTGCCATCCGCGCCCGGCTGGGCGCGCGCACCGCGGTGCTGGGCGCGCTGGCGCTGCTGGGCGCCGGCTGCGCCGTGCGGCTGGGCGTGGCCGGCGGGACCTGGCTGATTGCCTCGGCGGCGCTGTGCGGGCTGGGCGTGGCGGTGGTGCAGGCGGCGTGCCCGGGGCTGGTCAAGCAGGAGTTCCCGGCGCGCGTGGCGCCGGTGATGGGACTGTATTCGGCCGCGCTGATGGGCGGCGGCGCGCTCGGCGCGCAGCTGTCGCCCTATGTGACCGAGCTGGCCGGCAGCTGGCGCGAGGCGCTGGCGCTGTGGGCCGTGCCCGCGCTGGCGGCGCTGGCTCTGGCGTGGGTGGCACTGCCGCGCGGCCCGGCGCGCCAGCAGGCATCGCTGCCGGCCGCGCCGCCTGGCCGCTCGCCCGTCGCCGCCGGCAGGACCCGCGCGCTGCTGCGGCGTCCGCGCACCTGGCTGCTGATGATCAGCTTCGGCGTGATGAACGGCGGCTATGCCTCGCTGGTGGCGTGGCTGGCGCCGTTCTACCAGAGCCACGGCTGGAGCGCGCCGGCCAGCGGCTCGCTGGTGGCGCTGATGGCGGTGGCGCAGGCCGCCGCGGCGCTGCTGCTGCCGGCACTGGCGGCGCGCCGCCTTGACCGGCGCGCGTGGATGGCGCTGGCGCTGGCGCTGCAGGTTGCCGGCTTCGCCGGGCTGGCGCTGTGGCCGGACCTCGCACCGCATGCCTGGGCCGTGATCGGCGGCGCCGGCCTGGGCGGCTGCTTTGCGCTGTACCTGGTGGTGGCGCTGGACCACCTGCCCGACGCCGACAGCGCGGGAGCGCTGAGCGCGGTGATGCAGGGCGGCGGCTTCCTGCTGGCGTCGCTGGCGCCGTGGATCACCGCCATGCTGCAGGCCCGCACCGGCAGCTTCGCCGCGGGCTGGTGGTACCACCTTGCGTGCGCGGCCGTGGTCGGCGTGCTCACCATGCGGCTGGACCCGGCACGCTACGGCGCCTCCTTTGCGTTGCCGGCGCCCGCCGGCTGCGCGCGGCGGGCTGGATGA
- a CDS encoding nucleoside deaminase: MSTHQEFMREAVRLAAANRDRGARPFGAVLVLDGEAVATGVNDIVHSHDPTTHAEMEAVRAAARKLGRPDLRGSVVYASGHPCPMCLAAMTMAGVQAVYYAFDNQDAAPYGMSSEAAYQALRLPLDPPPLPLTRVPVDLSAAQLYGMRPRRG, encoded by the coding sequence ATGAGCACTCACCAGGAATTCATGCGCGAGGCGGTGCGCCTCGCGGCGGCCAACCGTGACCGCGGCGCGCGCCCGTTCGGCGCCGTGCTGGTGCTCGACGGCGAAGCCGTCGCCACCGGCGTCAACGACATCGTCCACAGCCACGATCCCACCACCCATGCCGAGATGGAGGCAGTGCGCGCCGCCGCGCGCAAGCTGGGCCGTCCCGACCTGCGCGGCAGCGTGGTCTATGCCAGCGGCCATCCGTGCCCGATGTGCCTGGCGGCGATGACCATGGCTGGGGTGCAAGCGGTCTACTACGCCTTCGACAACCAGGATGCCGCGCCCTACGGCATGTCGAGCGAGGCCGCCTACCAGGCGCTGCGCCTGCCGCTCGACCCGCCACCGCTGCCGCTCACGCGGGTGCCGGTCGACCTCTCCGCCGCGCAGCTCTACGGCATGCGCCCGCGCCGTGGCTGA
- a CDS encoding LysR family transcriptional regulator yields the protein MQDPRLDPVLLQSFVAVAESGSFTRAAQRVHLTQSTVSQQVRRLEEQLGCVLLDRGGRYVTTTPEGERLLGYARRLQQLMAEAVGQLRQSAGQGEIRLGVPEDFAARPLTPVLAGFADDWPGMRLEVTSGMSHELWQRFQDRELDLVLVKQRTGQAQGLASWPEPLCWIDSRSRPAVARDPVPLVAFPVGGLYRGEMTHALDAGGRRWRVAFVSASLASILAAVADGLGVTLLPRRLATAHHTVLEHGWPATVPDVELSLHAQPDLPAAARDMAARLAALCETVMAAGAPPGLQPKNSL from the coding sequence ATGCAGGACCCCCGCCTCGACCCCGTGCTGCTGCAGAGCTTTGTCGCCGTCGCCGAAAGCGGCAGCTTCACCCGTGCCGCGCAGCGCGTGCACCTGACCCAGTCGACCGTCAGCCAGCAGGTGCGCCGGCTGGAGGAGCAGCTGGGCTGCGTGCTGCTGGACCGCGGCGGGCGCTATGTCACGACCACGCCGGAAGGCGAGCGCCTGCTGGGTTATGCGCGCCGGCTGCAGCAGTTGATGGCGGAGGCCGTGGGGCAGCTGCGCCAGAGCGCCGGCCAGGGCGAGATCCGGCTGGGTGTGCCCGAGGACTTTGCCGCGCGGCCGCTGACGCCGGTGCTAGCCGGGTTTGCCGATGACTGGCCGGGCATGCGGCTGGAAGTGACCAGCGGCATGAGCCACGAGCTGTGGCAGCGCTTCCAGGACCGCGAGCTGGACCTGGTGCTGGTCAAGCAGCGCACCGGCCAGGCGCAGGGGCTGGCCAGCTGGCCCGAGCCGCTGTGCTGGATCGACAGCCGCAGCCGTCCGGCGGTGGCCCGCGACCCGGTGCCGCTGGTGGCGTTCCCGGTGGGCGGCCTGTACCGCGGCGAGATGACGCACGCGCTCGACGCCGGCGGCCGGCGCTGGCGCGTGGCCTTTGTCAGCGCCAGCCTGGCCAGCATCCTGGCGGCGGTGGCCGATGGCCTGGGTGTGACGCTGCTGCCGCGGCGGCTGGCCACGGCGCACCACACCGTGCTGGAGCACGGCTGGCCCGCCACGGTGCCGGATGTCGAACTGAGCCTGCACGCGCAGCCGGACCTGCCGGCCGCGGCGCGCGACATGGCGGCGCGGCTGGCCGCGTTGTGCGAGACCGTGATGGCGGCCGGCGCGCCGCCCGGGCTTCAGCCGAAGAATTCGTTGTAG
- a CDS encoding phosphoribosyltransferase codes for MSLPPCFADRREAGQYLGRHLAGLGLGAAQLGQPPLVLALPRGGVPVAFEVARALDGQLDVLLVRKIGALGYPELALGAVVEGDAAGGGPHTVVNDDPWARRAVDSGSFDAERGRQLDEIARRQQRYRGGRPVPARAGRVVIVVDDGVATGATMRAALEGVRMAGAARVIAATPVGSQDGLASLAAAADEVICLNTPPSFGAVGAFYLDFSQTSDEEALALLRAASTPAA; via the coding sequence ATGTCCCTGCCTCCCTGCTTTGCCGACCGCCGCGAGGCGGGCCAATACCTCGGCCGCCACCTGGCCGGACTGGGCCTTGGCGCCGCGCAGCTGGGCCAGCCGCCGCTGGTGCTGGCGTTGCCGCGCGGCGGCGTGCCGGTGGCGTTCGAGGTGGCGCGCGCGCTGGACGGGCAGCTGGACGTGCTGCTGGTGCGCAAGATCGGCGCGCTGGGCTACCCGGAACTGGCGCTGGGCGCGGTGGTGGAGGGCGATGCCGCCGGTGGCGGACCGCACACGGTGGTCAATGACGATCCCTGGGCCCGCCGCGCGGTCGACAGCGGCAGCTTCGATGCCGAGCGCGGCCGCCAGCTCGACGAGATCGCCCGGCGCCAGCAGCGCTACCGCGGCGGCAGACCGGTGCCGGCCCGCGCCGGACGCGTGGTGATTGTCGTTGATGACGGCGTGGCCACCGGCGCCACCATGCGCGCCGCGCTCGAAGGCGTGCGCATGGCCGGCGCGGCGCGCGTGATCGCGGCCACCCCGGTGGGCTCGCAGGACGGGCTGGCCAGCCTGGCCGCGGCCGCCGACGAGGTGATCTGCCTGAACACGCCGCCCAGCTTCGGCGCGGTCGGCGCGTTCTACCTCGATTTCAGCCAGACCAGCGACGAAGAGGCGCTGGCGCTGCTGCGCGCCGCCTCCACGCCTGCGGCCTGA
- a CDS encoding 3-isopropylmalate dehydratase: MTSAFAPAPAGRLWRFGDNIDTDAMAPAVLMKAPLPVLARHCLAAVRPEFPGSVRPGDVLVAGANFGIGSSREQAPQALRELGVGAVVAQSFGGLFYRNAINLGLPVLVCADTSRLADGAHAVLDLDRAQLRLDDGSVAVCEPIPAFLRAILAAGGLVPHLKARLARERGARG; this comes from the coding sequence ATGACCTCTGCCTTCGCCCCCGCCCCTGCCGGCCGCCTCTGGCGCTTCGGCGACAACATCGACACCGATGCCATGGCCCCCGCCGTGCTGATGAAAGCGCCGCTGCCAGTGCTGGCCCGGCATTGCCTGGCCGCGGTGCGCCCCGAATTTCCCGGCAGCGTGCGCCCCGGCGACGTGCTGGTGGCGGGCGCCAACTTCGGCATCGGTTCCTCGCGCGAGCAGGCGCCGCAGGCGCTGCGCGAACTGGGCGTGGGGGCGGTGGTGGCGCAATCGTTCGGCGGGCTGTTCTATCGCAACGCCATCAACCTGGGCCTGCCGGTGCTGGTCTGCGCCGACACCAGCCGGCTGGCCGACGGCGCGCACGCGGTGCTGGACCTGGATCGCGCGCAGTTGCGGCTGGACGACGGCAGCGTCGCGGTGTGCGAGCCGATCCCGGCGTTCCTGCGCGCCATCCTGGCCGCGGGCGGGCTGGTGCCGCACCTGAAGGCACGCCTGGCGCGCGAACGCGGCGCCCGGGGCTGA
- a CDS encoding 3-isopropylmalate dehydratase large subunit: MSPVPATLAQKLVARAAGLAHAEPGAVVICQVDLAMSHDSSGPRRVAPLLQELGTGVWDPSRYVVVTDHFVPGGDAESESILRFTRDWTRQAGAHFIDAEGICHVVLPERGHVLPGRLIVGGDSHSPTGGAFGAYMFGVGATEMAGVLATGEIWLRVPDTIRLQWDGQLAPGVCAKDMMLFLCATLGMGGGRYQALEYTGSAVTALPMQERMTLTNMSTELGAQTGLVAPDAVTLEWLAQAGVPAQTLAAIDLDHWRSDAGAPVLSAHRFDAAGLAPQVAAPHSPANSAPVDRAAGEPVQIAYLGACTGAKLEDLRMAARVLRGRRVAAGVMLQVAPASRRDQLQAEQEGTLAILADAGAMLLPNACGACAGYGAARFPAGSRAIASTARNFSGRMGDAGSAVWLGSPMTVAASAVTGRITDPRTLLE; this comes from the coding sequence ATGAGCCCCGTCCCCGCCACGCTCGCGCAGAAGCTGGTGGCCCGTGCCGCCGGGCTGGCGCATGCCGAGCCCGGCGCCGTGGTGATCTGCCAGGTCGACCTGGCGATGTCGCATGATTCCAGCGGCCCGCGCCGCGTGGCGCCGCTGCTGCAGGAGCTGGGCACCGGGGTGTGGGACCCGTCGCGCTATGTGGTGGTGACCGACCACTTCGTGCCGGGCGGCGACGCCGAATCCGAATCGATCCTGCGCTTCACGCGCGACTGGACGCGCCAGGCCGGCGCGCACTTCATCGACGCCGAGGGCATCTGCCATGTGGTGCTGCCCGAGCGCGGCCATGTGCTGCCGGGCCGCCTGATCGTCGGCGGCGACAGCCACAGCCCCACCGGCGGCGCCTTCGGCGCCTACATGTTCGGCGTGGGCGCGACCGAGATGGCCGGCGTGCTCGCCACCGGCGAGATCTGGCTGCGGGTGCCGGACACCATCCGGCTGCAATGGGACGGGCAGCTCGCGCCCGGGGTGTGCGCCAAGGACATGATGCTGTTCCTGTGCGCCACGCTGGGCATGGGCGGCGGGCGCTACCAGGCGCTCGAATACACCGGCAGCGCCGTCACCGCGCTGCCGATGCAGGAGCGCATGACGCTCACCAACATGAGCACCGAGCTCGGCGCGCAGACCGGACTGGTCGCGCCCGATGCGGTCACGCTGGAATGGCTGGCGCAGGCCGGCGTGCCGGCGCAGACGCTGGCCGCGATCGACCTGGACCACTGGCGCAGCGATGCCGGTGCGCCGGTGCTGTCCGCGCACCGCTTCGACGCTGCTGGGCTGGCACCGCAGGTGGCCGCGCCGCACTCGCCCGCCAACAGCGCGCCGGTCGACCGGGCCGCCGGCGAGCCGGTGCAGATCGCCTACCTGGGCGCCTGCACCGGCGCCAAGCTGGAAGACCTGCGCATGGCCGCGCGCGTGCTGCGCGGACGCCGCGTTGCCGCCGGCGTGATGCTGCAGGTGGCGCCGGCCTCGCGCCGCGACCAGCTGCAGGCCGAGCAGGAAGGCACGCTCGCCATCCTCGCCGATGCCGGCGCGATGCTGCTGCCCAATGCCTGCGGCGCCTGCGCCGGCTATGGCGCGGCGCGCTTCCCGGCCGGCAGCCGCGCGATTGCCTCGACCGCGCGCAATTTCTCGGGCCGCATGGGCGACGCCGGCAGCGCGGTGTGGCTGGGCTCGCCGATGACGGTGGCCGCCAGCGCCGTCACCGGCCGCATCACCGATCCGCGCACGCTGCTGGAGTAA
- a CDS encoding tripartite tricarboxylate transporter substrate binding protein has protein sequence MPEFRPSSLTRLPSIPRRATMRRLATLGSLAACALALPLSAAAQAQGQPQAQLAGGKPIRILVGAPAGGTTDTLARTIAQEMSQELGQPVVVENRPGAGGNIAADLVAKSAPDGSTLLMSFTSHTINATLYKKLPFDPVQDFTPITLVATVPSVLVATPRLAANNVPELIRLARSEPGKLNFAIGSVGSSLHMAGDMFKMMTGTYIVNIPYKGTSPALTDVLAGQCDLMFASTINVLPHVRAGKLKVLGVTSPAPLPQFPGAAPIGNTVKGFESSAWFGLFGPAGMPHETTQALYQAARKGLESPAVRKRLENDGAQPMGTPPEAFAAFVKQDVKRWAGVVKYSGASPE, from the coding sequence ATGCCTGAATTCCGTCCGTCCAGCCTGACCCGCCTGCCTTCGATTCCGCGCCGCGCCACGATGCGGCGCCTTGCCACGCTCGGCTCGCTGGCCGCGTGCGCGCTGGCCTTGCCGCTGTCGGCCGCCGCGCAGGCCCAAGGCCAGCCCCAGGCGCAGCTTGCCGGCGGCAAGCCGATCCGGATCCTGGTGGGCGCGCCGGCCGGCGGCACCACCGACACGCTGGCGCGCACCATCGCCCAGGAGATGTCGCAGGAGCTGGGCCAGCCGGTGGTGGTCGAGAACCGCCCCGGCGCCGGCGGCAATATCGCCGCGGACCTGGTCGCCAAGAGCGCGCCGGACGGCAGCACGCTGCTGATGAGCTTCACCAGCCATACCATCAACGCCACGCTGTACAAGAAGCTGCCGTTCGACCCGGTGCAGGACTTCACGCCGATCACGCTGGTCGCCACCGTGCCCAGCGTGCTGGTGGCCACGCCCCGGCTGGCGGCCAACAACGTGCCCGAATTGATCCGCCTGGCGCGCTCGGAGCCTGGCAAGCTGAACTTCGCCATCGGCTCGGTCGGCTCGTCGCTGCACATGGCCGGCGACATGTTCAAGATGATGACCGGCACGTACATCGTCAACATTCCGTACAAGGGCACCTCGCCGGCGCTGACCGACGTGCTGGCGGGCCAGTGCGACCTGATGTTCGCCAGCACCATCAACGTGCTGCCGCACGTGCGCGCGGGCAAGCTGAAGGTGCTGGGCGTGACCAGTCCCGCGCCGCTGCCGCAGTTCCCGGGCGCGGCGCCGATCGGCAATACCGTCAAGGGCTTCGAGTCGAGCGCGTGGTTCGGGCTGTTCGGCCCGGCCGGCATGCCGCACGAGACCACCCAGGCGCTGTACCAGGCCGCGCGCAAGGGGCTGGAGTCTCCCGCGGTGCGCAAGCGCCTGGAGAACGACGGCGCGCAGCCGATGGGCACGCCGCCCGAGGCCTTCGCCGCGTTCGTCAAGCAGGACGTCAAGCGCTGGGCGGGCGTGGTCAAGTATTCGGGGGCGTCGCCGGAATGA
- a CDS encoding GntR family transcriptional regulator, with translation MSEAVVPLYHQIYVVLRQQIVEGRFGQGPLPGEIDLAKQFHASRVTMRRVFDRLVQEGLVRRHRGLGTFVNPHPVRPAAAAGDERGTSLLDNIIDMGQKTSVKVISIDEVHATPDVADSLQIEPGDPVVKIVRVRHYRNRPLSHITVYLPAALGRPITRQALEETPVLRLLEAGGIKLGRASQVLSARLADVVVAPLLDVPVGGALLAVRRVVKDQSGRPVQLLLGQYRPDRYEYRMELSPAGVDSANVWVESETRPGLRD, from the coding sequence ATGAGTGAAGCCGTCGTTCCCCTGTATCACCAGATTTACGTGGTGCTGCGCCAGCAGATCGTCGAAGGCCGCTTCGGCCAGGGTCCCTTGCCCGGGGAGATTGACCTCGCCAAGCAGTTCCACGCGTCGCGCGTGACCATGCGGCGCGTGTTCGACCGGCTGGTGCAGGAAGGGCTGGTGCGCCGCCATCGCGGCCTCGGCACCTTCGTCAACCCGCATCCGGTGCGCCCGGCCGCGGCGGCCGGCGACGAGCGCGGCACCAGCTTGCTCGACAACATCATCGACATGGGCCAGAAGACCTCGGTCAAGGTGATCTCGATCGATGAAGTCCATGCCACGCCCGATGTCGCCGACTCGCTGCAGATCGAGCCGGGCGACCCGGTGGTGAAGATCGTGCGCGTGCGCCACTACCGCAACCGTCCGCTGTCGCACATCACGGTCTACCTGCCGGCGGCGCTGGGGCGGCCGATCACGCGCCAGGCGCTGGAAGAGACCCCGGTGCTGCGCTTGCTGGAAGCGGGCGGCATCAAGCTCGGCCGTGCCAGCCAGGTACTGTCGGCGCGGCTGGCCGACGTGGTGGTCGCGCCGCTGCTGGACGTGCCGGTCGGCGGCGCGCTGCTGGCGGTGCGGCGCGTGGTCAAGGACCAGTCCGGGCGTCCGGTGCAACTGCTGCTGGGCCAGTATCGCCCGGACCGCTACGAGTACCGGATGGAACTGTCGCCAGCCGGCGTCGACAGCGCCAACGTCTGGGTCGAGAGCGAGACCCGCCCGGGCTTGCGCGATTGA